The genomic segment TGGAGGGCGGCCACGAGCTCGCCCTCGCCAACGTGCGCCCCGTCGTCGAGGCCGCCGCCGCGATCGGCACCACGGTCACCCTGGACGCCGAGGACCACACCACCCTCGACTCGATGTTCGCCATCCACGAGGAGCTGCGGAAGGACTTCCCGCAGACCGGCTGCGTCATCCAGTCCTACCTGTTCCGCACGGAGGCCGACGCCCGCCGCCTGGCCGCCGCCGGCAGCCGCGTCCGCATCGTGAAGGGCGCCTACAAGGAGCCCGCCGAGGTCGCGTACCAGGACAAGGCGGAGATCGACAAGGCGTACGTGCGGATCATGCGCATCCTCATGGAGGGCGACGGGTACCCGATGATCGGGTCCCACGACCCGCGCCTGATCTCCATCGCGCAGGAGCTCGGACGCCGAGCGGGGCGCAAACTGGACGAGTACGAATTCCAGATGCTGTACGGCATCCGCAGCGACGAGCACCTGCGGCTCGCCGCCGAGGGCCACCGCATGCGGGTGTACACCGCCTACGGCACCGACTGGTACGGCTACTTCATGCGCCGTCTCGCGGAGAAGCCGGCGAACCTCCTCTTCTTCGGCCGCTCCATCCTCACCAAGGGCTGACCTCACCAAGGGCTGAGCTCCCTTTCCCCCGACCCCCCTTAAGGAGATACGGAACTCATGGACGCTGTGACCCAGGTCCCCGCGCCGGTCAACGAGCCGGTGCACGGCTACGCCCCCGGCTCCCCGGAGCGTGCCCGCCTCGAGACCAAGCTCAAGGAGCTCGCCGAGAACCCCATCGAGCTGCCGATGACCATCGGCGGCGAGAAGCGCCTCGGCGGCGGCGAGCCCTTCAAGGTCGTGCAGCCGCACAACCACCAGGCCGTCATCGGCACCGGCCGCGGCGCCACCCAGCAGGACGCCCAGGACGCGATCGACGCCGCCCTGGCCGCCGCCCCCGCGTGGCGCGCGATGTCCTTCGACGACCGTGCCGCGATCATCCTGCGCGCCGCCGAGCTGCTCTCCACGACGTGGCGCGAGACCCTGGCCGCCTCCACGATGCTCGGCCAGTCGAAGACCGCCCAGCAGGCCGAGATCGACACCCCGTGTGAGCTCGTCGACTTCTGGCGCTTCAACGTCAAGTACGCCCGTGACCTGCTCGCCGAGCAGCCCCCGGCCAACGCGACCGGCGTCTGGAACCGTCTGGACCACCGCCCGCTCGAGGGCTTCGTCTACGCGATCACGCCGTTCAACTTCACCGCCATCGCGGGCAACCTCCCCACCGCCCCCGCCCTGATGGGCAACGTGGTCGTGTGGAAGCCGTCCCCGACGCAGACGCACGCCGCCGTGCTGCTCATGCAGCTCCTGGAGGAGGCGGGCCTGCCCAAGGGCGTCATCAACCTCGTCACCGGTGACGGCATCGCCGTCTCCGAGGTCGCCCTGAACCACCGCGACCTGGCCGGCATCCACTTCACCGGCTCGACGCCGACCTTCCAGCACCTGTGGAAGACGGTCGGCGAGAACATCGCGAAGTACCGCACGTACCCGCGTCTCGTCGGCGAGACCGGCGGCAAGGACTTCGTCGTCGCCCACCCGAGCGCCGACCGCGCGATCCTGAAGACCGCGCTGACCCGCGGCTCCTTCGAGTTCCAGGGCCAGAAGTGCTCCGCGACCTCGCGCGCCTACATCCCGGCCTCCATCTGGAACGACGGGTTCAAGGAGGAGTTCGCGGCCGAGGTCGACGGCATCAAGATGGGTGACGTCACCGACCTGTCGAACTTCATCGGCGCCGTCATCGACGACCGCGCGTTCGCCAAGAACAAGGCGGCCATCGACCGCGCCAAGGCCGACGACACCTGCACGATCGTCGCGGGCGGCACCTACGACGACTCGGTCGGCTACTTCGTGCGCCCGACCGTCGTCGAGTGCACTGACCCGGCCAACGAGGTCTTCACGACCGAGTACTTCGGCCCGTTCCTCGCCGTGTACGTGTACGACGACAGCAAGGCCGACGCGTACGACGAGATGCTGACCCAGATGGAGTCGGTGTCCGACTACGCGCTCACCGGCTCGGTCATCGCCAACGACCGCGCCGCGGCCGCGTACACGATGGAGAAGCTCCGCTACGCCGCGGGCAACTTCTACATCAACGACAAGTCGACCGGCGCCGTCGTCGGCCAGCAGCCCTTCGGCGGCGGCCGCGCCTCCGGCACCAACGACAAGGCCGGTGCCCCGCAGAACCTGCAGCGGTGGACGCTGACCCGCGCCATCAAGGAGACGCTGGTCCCGCCGACCGAGTACGGCTACCCGCACATGGGCTGACGCCCACCAGGCCCTGACGGGCCCCCTGAACCCCGCCTCCGATCCGGGCCCCACCCCGATCGGAGGCGGTGTCTTTTTCCGGCTCGTCCGGACCGCGGGTCAGGTGAGGGCTTCGACGGCGATGCGGGTGATGTCCTCCGCGATCCGGTCCTCGCCGGGCGTGTCCGGGTCGAGCCGGGTCGTGTACACGGAGATGACCAGCGGCGCCTGCTTCGGCGGCCAGGCCACGGCGACGTCGTTGACGCCTCCGTAGGCGGGCGAGCCCGTCTTGTCGCCGACCCGCCACTCCTTCGGGACCCCGGCCCTGATCCGCTTGTCGCCGGTGGTGTTCTCCACCAGCCAGCGGGTCAACTGGCCGCGGTCGAGCGGGTGGAGGGCCTTGCCGAGGACGAGCTTGCGCAGGTTCGCGGTCATCGCCGCCGGGGTCGTCGTGTCCCGCCGGTCACCGGGGATGTTGGTGTTGAGGTCGGTCTCCCACCGGTCGAGCCGGGTGCGGGAGTCGCCGAGGGAGCGCGCGAACTCGGTGACACCGGCGGGCCCGCCGATGCGCCGCATCAGCAGATTGGCCGCGGAGTTGTCGCTGTAGGTGATGGTGGCGTCGCACAACTCCCGTACGGTCATGCCCGTTTCGAGGTGCATCTCGGTGCGCGGCGAGTACGTGATGAGGTCGTCGCGCCCATATCTGATGAGTACGTCGAGCAGACCGGGTTCCTGTTCGCGTGCCCGGCGCAGGATCGCCGCGGCCGCCAGGACCTTGAACGTCGAGGCGATGGCGAAGCGTTCGTCCGCGCGGTAAGCGACGACGGCGCCGGTGCCGGTGTGCAGGGCGTGGACGCCTATGCGGCCCGGATAGCTCTCTTCCAGGGCGCGCAGGCGGCGGGCGGCGTCGGAGGGGGTGGCGGAGGCGACGGGGGCCGCGGCGCTCGCGGTGCCGGAGACCGAGAGGAGCACGGGGGCGGCGGCCGCGGTGCCGAGGACGGCGCGGCGGGATGCGGATGGCGTCATGATCCAGACGGTACCGGCAGCGGGTTCCTGGACGCCGCGGTGATCACCTCGTCCAGGACGTCGCGGGCCCGCAGCAACTCGGCGACCTGGCGGTCGATCCTGGCCCGCTCCTCCGTCAGCTCGTCCACCAGCCAGGGGGTCGCGGACGCGGAAGGGCCGCCGTCCTTGTCCCGCATGCACGGAAGCAGCTGCACGATCTTCGCGCTGCACAGGCCCGCCGCGAACAGCTCCTGGATGTGGACGACACGGTCCACGGCGGCCTCCGGGTAGTCGCGGTGACCGCCCGGGGTGCGGTCCGCGTACAGCAGGCCCTGCTCCTCGTAGTAGCGCAGGGACCGCTCGCTCACAGCGGTACGCTTCGCCAGCTCGCCGATCCTCACGCCGTGCTCCTTCGCACTTGAATCTCACACCGGTGTCAGCTTCTACCGTTCCGGCATGACGAACACCGCGCTTCTCTCGCCCTATTCCGCAGGCCCCCTCGGCCTCCTCCGCAACCGCATGGTGATGGCCCCCATGACCCGCGCACGCGCCGCGGAGGACGGCACCCCGCTGCCCGTCGTCGCCGACCACTACGCCCAGCGTGCGGGCGCCGGGCTCATCGTCACCGAGGGCATCTGGCCCAGCAGCCGCGGCCAGAGCGGCTGGCGCTACCCGGGGCTGCAGACCGCCGCCCACGTCGAGGGATGGCGGCGGGTCACCGACGCCGTGCACGCCAAGGGCGGCCGCATCTACGCGCAGCTGATGCACGGCGGCCGCAACGGTCACCCCCTGGCCCGCATCGACGGGGACCTGCCGCTCGCGCCGTCCGCCGTCACGCCGCCCGGCCACGCGCACGGCCCGGACGGCACCAAGCCCGACTACGTCGCCCCGCGCGAGATGACCCGCGACGACATCCGCACGGCGGTACGGGACTTCGTGGACGCCGCCCGCAACGCCGTCGCGGCCGGCTTCGACGGCGTCGAACTGCACGGCGCCAACAGCTACTTGATCCACCAGTTCCTCGCCGACAACACCAACCTGCGCGACGACGAGTACGGGCGGGGCTCCGTCGCCGACCGCATCCGCTTCGCCGTCGAGGTGGTCCGCGCCGTCGCCGACGCCATCGGGGCCGCACGGCTCGGGCTGCGGCTCTCGCCGGGCAACCCGCAGTTCGGCATGGCGGAGGCCGACCCCGGGCCCGTCTACCGCGCGCTGCTCGACGAGCTCGACGGGCTCGGCCTCGCCTACCTCCACCTCACCGACAACGACCGCTACCCGGCCCTCGCCGACCTGCGGCCCCGCTGGCACGGCGTCCTCATCGGCAACGTCGGCGAGAACGGCGACCCGACGACTCGTGAGGCGGGCGAGGCCGTCCTCGCGACCGGCCTCGCCGACCTCGTGTCGTACGGGCGGGGGTTCATCTCCAACCCGGATCTGCCCGAACGGTTCGCCGCGGGAGCACCTCTCCAGGAGATCGACGAGGCCCACCTCTACACGCACGGCGCGGAGGGCTACACCGACTACCCGGCCCTCGCGGACCTCCTGGTCTCCGCTCAGACCTCCACGAGCACCTGATCCAGCGACTTCCGTACGAGATCGGGGACCCGGCAGTCCGCCGCCGGATACCCCACCGGGATCACCGCGAACGCCTTCTCGTTCTCGGGGCGGCCCAGCACCTCCCGCAGGAACCGCATCGGGCTCGGCGTGTGGATGAGCGCGGCGAGGCCCGACAGGTGCAGGGCGGACAGCAGCATCCCCACCGCGATGCCGACCGACTCGTCCACGTAGTAGTGCTTGTGCTTGGTGCCGTCCTCGCCCAGCCAGTACCGCTGCTGGAAGACGACGATCAGGGCGGGCGCGTCCGTCAGATGCGGCTTCACCTCGTCCGTGCCGAGGGGGCGCAGGGCCGCGAGCCACTCCTCGCCGAGGCGCCCGTCGTACGAGATCTGCTCCTCGTGCTCCGCCGCCTCGCGGATGCGGCGGCGGACCTCCGGGTCCTGGACGAGGACGAACGTCCACGGCTGCTGGTGCGCGCCGGACGGCGCGGTCGCCGCGCACGCGATGGCGTCCCGCACGACCTGCTCGGGCACGGGGTCCGGAGCGAACTGCCGCACGGTGCGGCGCTCCTGCATCCGCTCCCTCAACTCGGCCGCGTGCGCCAGGGATTCGGCCACGGGCATGCGGTCCGGGCGGTAGGGGACGGAGCTGTAGGGCTCGCCGTGGATGGGGGTCCACTCTCGCTGCTGCTCGGTGTCAGACATGCTCCGATTCTGGGGTGAGGGACGGTGTCCGCGCCATGGTGCAGACCAATGTGTGATCAGCTCCAGCCACGCACGATCAGGGCCAGACCCACGGCGAACCCGGTGCCGAGCAGGGCCAGATAGAGGGGATAGCGGCGGCGGAGGCGGTGGGCGAGGAAGCCGAGGGCGCCGAAGGCGAGTCCCACGGCGAGGGTGCGGGAGCCGCGCGAGAGGGCCGAGCGGGCCAGCCAGTCGGCCGGGGTGATGTCGGCGCGGCCCGCCTCACGTGCGTACACCTTGAAGGGGATGCCGTTCCAGGGCTGGTGGCGGACGGCCGCCGCGGATGCGACGGCGAGCTCGTGGCGGACCTCGGCGCGCATCCGGTCCGTGGTGAGGGGCTGCGGCAACTGCACGCCGGAGGCCGAGAGTTGAAGGGCGAGCAGGCCTCCGGCGAGGCTGCCCGCGAGCGCCGCCAGCGACAGCTTGAGGGCCCTGCGCGGCGCCGCGACGCACACGATCGCGAGGAACAGCTCCGGCATCAGCGGCCAGCTCAGCGCCTCCGCGCCCGCCCACAGGAAACCGGCGAGCAGCCCCCAGCGGGAGCCCGCGGCCGCGGCGACCCGCTTGCGCGCCGCCGAGTCCGCCAAGGGCTCCTGCGTCGTACGCCGGTGCAGCGCCGCCACCGCGTCGCGGGCCTCGGCCGGAGTGGCCGACGCGGGCAGCGGGGCGCCGACGGCGACGCGGACCAGGGCGGGGCGGAGCCTGCCGTGCTTGGGCAGCAGGCGGTCCGTGCCCGCGATGGCCACCGGCACGACGGGCACGCCCGCGTGCTCCGCGAGGACGAGAGCGCCGCGGTGGAACGACCCCAGTGCGCCGTCCCGGCCGCGCGTGCCCTCGGGGAAGAGGACCACGGCGCGGCCCGCGCGCAGGGCGTCGGTCCTGGTCAGGAGGTCGTCCATGCCGCCACCCGTGCGGCGCACCGGGAAGCCCGCGGCGAGGCGGCTGCAGATCCGGCGCCGCCAGGGGGAGGCGAACCAGTAGTCGGCGGCCGCGCCGATCGCGGGGGAGTGGCGGGCGTCGAGGGCGGCGAGCAGGGCGGCGGTGTCGGCGTGCGAGGAGTGGTTGGCGACGACGACGCAGCCGCCGCGCGGCAGGCGCCCGCGCCGCTCCACGCCTCCGGTGAGGGTGAGCAGGGTCCACCACAGGGCACGGCGCAGGACGGCGGGGAGGGCAAGCCCCTGTGGCGTAACGGCCTTGCAGGTCGGTCGAGTTGGGGAGGGTGTCCTCACAGCGTCACCGCCATCGTCAGCAACAGCGCCACCAGCAGCGAGTCGATCCGGTCGAGCAGGCCGCCGAAGCCGGGCAGCCAGGTGCCCGCGTCCTTCACGCCCGCCTCACGCTTGACCATCGACTCCATGAGGTCGCCGAGGACGCAGCCGACGAGGACGGCGGCCCACAGGACGGGGGTGAAGGCGCCGACCGCAGCCAGGGCGGCGGCGGTTGCCGCGGCCGCGCCCGCGACGCCTGCCCACGTCTTGTCGGGGGAGAGCGGGGAGAGCGCGCGGGCGAGCGGGCCGGTGCGGCCGAGCGCGGTGCCGCCGCACCACGCGCCCACGTCACCGAAGGCCACGGCGACGCCGACGGCCACCGCGGTGTCGCCCAGCAGGACGAGGCCGCACAGCGGGAGCGGGATCCACAGGAGCCCGAAGAGCGTGCGGCACGCGCGCGTGAAGCCTTCGTCCGCGTCCCCGGAGAACAGCGCCACCGCGGCGGCGGCGATCAGGAGAGCGGCGACCGCCCGCAGGTCGAGGGCGTCGGGCGCGGCCCACGCGATGCCGGGCACGGCCACGGCCGCCACCCCGAGCACCGCCCGCTCACCGCGGGGCAGCGCGGCCATCCGCGCGTACTCGCCGACCGCGACCACCCCGAGCCCGGCCGCGAGCGCGAACGCCCCCGCCCGCCCCACGAAGAACGCCCCGAGGAACAGCGGCGCGGCAAGTGCCCAGGTCCGCCACCGCTTGCGCAGCTCGGCCCGCATCCGCACCCGCGAGGGCAGCGCGGCGACGGCGACACCGCCGGCGCCGAGCACCCCGGCGACGACGGGCACGGCCCGCCCCACCGCCTCCCCCGCGACTCCACCCACGACGAGCGCCGCACTCATCGCGCACCGCCGTCCAGCTCGCGCCACAGGCGCCCGAGCCGCAGCGCCGCCGTCAGCGCCGAGCCCGCCGCGAGGACCGCGAGGACCGGCACCGTCCAGCCGGACGCCGCCGCGACCACGACCAGCGCGCAGCGTTCCGTCTTGCCGACCGGGCCGCCGTTGAGGCGGTCCGCGCCCGCCGCCACGCCGGCCAGGGAGACCCACGACGGGAGGGTCGCCGCGAGGCCCGCCGTCGCCACCAGCCACAGCGGGGCCAGCGGCAGGAAACCCGCGAGGACGACCAAGTCGGCCGCGCGGTCGCCGAGTTCGTTGAGGAGCGCGCCCCTGCGCGTCGTACGGCCCGTGGCACGGGCGAGCGCGCCGTCCAGGTTCGCGAAGGCCAGGCGCGCGGCGAGCAGGAGGGCCACCAGTGGCGCCGCGTACCCGGAGGGAACGATGGCGAGGGTCAGCGCTGCGCCCGCGGCGCACACGACACCCGCCAGCGTGAGGGTGTCCGGTGACACCTCGCGGCGGGCCAGCGCCGCGCGCACGCCGGACAACTTGTCCGCGTACCAGGGCTTGAGAGCGTAGAGGCCGTTCATGGCACCGACTCTGCCGCCGTCCGGGCGCGCGCAAATCGGGGTGCGTACTCAGCTGCGGCCTGAGTACCGTAGGGACGTGACCACCCTGCGCAGAGCCCACACCAGTGACCTGACGGCGGCCGAACTCCGGGACGCGCGCGCCCTGATGGACGCCGCCTTCGACGACGACTTCAGCGACCACGACTGGGAGCACGGACTCGGTGGCGTCCACGCCCTCATCCACGACGAGACCGGCGCGCTGCTCGCCCACGGTGCCGTGGTGCAGCGGCGCATCCTGCACGACGGACGCTCCCTGCGGATCGGATACGTCGAAGCGGTCGCCGTCCGGCCCGACCGCCAGCGGCAGGGCCTCGGCGGACAGATCATGGGCGCCCTGGAACAGGTCATCGACGCGGCGTACGAACTCGGCGCGCTCTCCGCGTCCGACGACGGCGCGCGGCTCTACCTCTCGCGCGGCTGGCAGGAGTGGAAGGGCGCGGTCGGCACGCTCGGGCCGACGGGCGTGATCCACATGCCTGATGAGGAGCCCCCGCTGCTCTGGGGTGCGGACCTCGACCCGGCGCACGAGATCCTCATCGACTGGCGTGACGGGGACGTGTACTAGCGGCCGCCATCGGCTGTTCCCGCGCGGACGATCATCTTTCCGCGGTTCTCGCCGCGCAGCATCCCCAGGAACGCGTCCACGATCCCGTCGAACCCCTCGACCACCGTCTCGTCGAGACCGACCCGCCCGCTCTGCAGGTGCGGCACCACGAACTCGTAGAGTTCCTCCTGCAGTTCGTAGTAATCGCGCACGAGGAAGCCCTCCATGCGCAGGCTCTTCTCGACGATGTCGGGGAGGTTGCGCAGCGCGTAGGGCGCGCCCGTCGCGTTGTACTGCGCGATCGTGCCGACCCGTACGATCCGTCCGCGCTCGCGCAGCGTGGAGATCGCGGCCTCCAGGTGCTCGCCGCCCACATTGTCGACGTACACGTCGATGCCGTCGGGCGCCGCCTTCGCGAGGAGGTCGGCGGCCGGCCCCGCGTGGTAGTCGAAGACCTCGTCGTAGCCGACGTGCTCGGTGAGGTACGCCGCCTTCGCCGCCGTGCCCGCGCTGCCCACCAGGCGTCCCGCGCCCATGAGCCGGGCCAGGCGGCCGGTGGCCGTGCCGACTCCGCCCGCCGCCGCGGACACGAACAGGTCCTGGCCCGCGCGGAGTTCGGCGACGCGGGTGAGGCCGACGTAGGCGGTGAGACCCGTGCCGCCGAGGATGCCCAGGTGCGCGGAGAGGGGCACGCCGTCGAAGCGGGGGAGGACGCGCACCTCGTCCGGGGTCACCACGGCGTGCGTGCGCCAGCCCTGACGGTGGGCCACGATGTCGCCCTCGGCGAGGGCGGGGTCGCGGGACTCGACGACGCGGCCGATGGTGCGGCCCTCCAGCGGGGCGTGGAGCGCGAAGTCGCCGTCCATCATTTCGCGGTGGTACGGGTCGACGGACCAGTAGAGGCCTTCGACCAGGGCGGTGCCGGGCGTGGGGCGGGGGAGCGGGGACTCCACGAAGGCGAAGTGGTCGGCGGTGGGGAAGCCGTGGGGGCGGGACGTCTGGTGCACGGTGAGCGCGGTGTCGGTCATGTCCGTGACCGTAGGCAGGAATGCGGCCGCCGGGGAGCGGGTTGCGCTCATGGAACGGCCCGGACCATGAAGGGCCCTCATAGAAGCAGGTGAGCCCCGGTGTCCCGGACGACGACGCCCGCCGATCTCGCGCCGCACGAGCTCCGCATCCTGGTCGCGGTCGACCGCGAGCGCGGGTTCTCGGCCGCCGCGCAGGCCCTGGGCCTGACCCAGTCCGCGGTCTCGCACTCCATCCGCGGCACGGAACGCAAGGTCGGTGCCGTGCTGTTCGAACGCGGCAGGAAGGGGGCGACGCCCACCCCTGCGGGGGCCGCGGCGGCCGCGCACGCCCGGCGCGTGCTGCGGCTCCTCGACACACTGGTCGCGGAGGCGCGGGGGGCCGCCCGGGGCGACGGGGGTGCCGAGGGGAGTGCGACGGAGGGGACGCTGCGCATCGCCGCGTTCCGCAGCGCCGCGCTGCACCTGCTGCCGGCCGCTCTGGCACGGCTCGCCGTGAGCCATCCCGGGATCAGGCCGGAGGTGCGGGTGGTGCGCGAGCTGGGCGCGGGCACGGCGGGGGAGGTCGCCGAGGGGCGCGCCGACGTGGGGATCGCGACGCTCGGGGGCAGCTCACCGGTGCCGCCCGGACTCATCGGCGACGTACTCCTCGAAGAGCCCTACGCGCTGGTGCATCCGGCGGGCCACCCCGACCCGCGCTCGCTGCCGCTGGTGGACTGGCACGAGAACTGCGGCTCGTACACGCGGGAGTGGTGGCGTCGGCAGGACTGGATTCCCTCGGCGACCGTCCTGACCGAGGACGACGGAGCAGTGCTCTCGATGGTGAGCAACGGTCACGGAATGGCGATCATGCCCGCCCTCTCCCTCACCGGAGCACCGGACACCGTTGAGATCACCGATCTCGGAACGGAGCGCCCGACCCGCTCCGTGGGCTATGTCACCACCCCTGAGCTGGCCGTTTCCGTAGCCGTACGCGCCCTGATCCGCGAGCTCAGGGCGGCACGCGCGTGAAGCCCGTCTCAGATAGTAGGAAGTCCGAGTAATCGTGGAGACAGACGCTCCGTCCTCCCTTAGCTTGGAAGAAGCCGAACGTCTCGCTCGATCAAGCGAATGGCGGTCGTGAGCCGGAGCCGCGCGCAGGCGAACCCTGCCGCTCCGTCGCTCCCCGCCCCTCCGGCGTCTCGAACGAATACACCCTTCCCTCAAGGAGTGGATCCCCCATGGCCGAGACGACCGCCCGCCGAGTCCGTCACACCTCCCGCACCAGCGACGCCGAGCGCAGGAACGCCGCCGCCGCCCTCCAGCGAGCCCTCGACCGCCGGGACAACGGCGGCGAGACGGGGCACTGAGTCCGCCGGGCTCACCGAGTCCCGCGCACGACCTCGAAGTGGTCGACGCGTTCGCCGTTCTCGGCGAGCGCGGAGACCGAGAGCCTGGGGCGCGCACCTGCTGTGACCTCGACCGCGAGGAACGAGAAGCCGGTGTAGCGCACCCGCGACCACGCCACGGTGTCGGGGTCGTGACGGCGTGACGTCGTCCAGTGGAAGGTCGCGATGCTCTCGCGATCGTGGACGTTGCCCTCGTAGCTGTCCCGCACCCCCGGACCGAAGCCGTACAGGTCCTTGCCCGCGCCGCCCGCGGTGACATACACGATGCCGTCGCGCGTCGGATCGGTCGACGCGCCGACCGGCACGGGCTTGCCGACCTCGCCGTTCTTGATGGCGTCCGTGCGTTCGTACACGTGGTTGTGGCCGTTGACGACCAAATCCACCTGGTGCCTGGTGAACAGCTCAAGCCACGCGTCGCGCACCCCGCCGTCGGAGGCGTGCGTCGACGTCGAGTACATGCAGTGGTGGAAGAAGACCACCACGAAGTCGACGGTGTCGTCCGCGCGCAGCTCGCGCAGGCGCCGGTCGAGCCAGGCGGTCTGTTTTCCGTCCGTGTAGCCCTTGTTGGCGGGGATCTCGTACGAGACGTCGTTGGCGTCGAGTGCGACGACGCCGACATTCCCGTACCGGAAGGAGTAGACGCCCGGCGCGTTCTCCGGGTCGGGGCCGTTCTCCGGCAGCGACCAGCGGGCGCGCTGCCCGCCGTAGCCGTTCGGCGAGTACCACGCCTCCATGTCGTGGTTGCCGGTGGTCACCATCCACGGCACCGACTTCGCGACGGACTCCGTCTGCGCGAGGAAGGTGTCCCAGACGCGCGCGTCGTACGTGTCCGTCTCCTTGCCGTGCCCCGTGGTGTCCGCGTAACAGATGTCGCCCGCGTGCAGGTGGAACGACGGGTTCTGGCCCAGGATCACCTGGTCGTTGGCGAGCGCGTGGTAGCTGACGCCCTGGTCGCCGAAGGCCGTGAAGACGAACTTCTCCGGGTGCGCGGGCGCGGTCCTGAACGTGCCGAGCGTCGCCATCCGCTCGGGCGACGCCGGGTCGAAGCCGTCGTGGCCGACGCCGTAGTAGTACGTCGTGCCGGGCCGCAGGCCGTCGAGCGCCGCGTGCAGGTAGTACTGCTCGACAGCGGGCAGTTTCTTCGACAGCGACGGGGTGCGCAGGTCGCGCACCTCCGCCTCGACCTTCCGGTCGAGCTCCCAGGGCTTCGTCCCCACGCGTACGTAAGGGGACTTGACGGCGAGCGGCACCTGCCAGGAGATCCGCATCTGCGTCTTCGGGTCGGCGCCGAAGGCGAGGTGCCGGCCGAACGGGGCGACGTACCGGCCGTCGACGCGTACGGGTGCGGGCGTGCCGCTCGTGCCCACGGCGGCGGCCGCGGGCGACCCGTCGGCAGTGCCCGAACTGCCCGCCAGCAGGCCGACCCCGCCCACCGCACCCGCCGTCGCGAACGAACTGGCGAGGACCTTGCGGCGGGAGAACTTCGCGCGCAGGTACTCGTGCTGCTCCGGCATGCTCAGCCGCGCCGCGAGCCGCTCCGGGATGCCGACATCGGGAGTGTCCATGGCAGGGAATTTCCCAGTGGGCCCCAACCCCAGCCCTACGCCCGGGTGAACAGAAGCGGTCCGCCAAGCGGCTGTCCGCATGCCGGACACGTCATGTCATCCCGTGGGACGAAGAGTACGGTGCTTGCATGTCGGCCAGTTCTCGCAGCATCAATCTCGCAGTCATCCCCGGAGACGGCATCGGCCAAGAGGTCGTGGCCCAGGGGCTCAAGGTCCTCAACGCCGTGCTTCCGCAGGATGTGAAGCTCGAGACGAAGGAATTCGACTTCGGTGCCAAGCGGTACCACGCGACCGGTGAGACCCTCACCGACGCCGACGTCGAAGAGCTCAAGCAGCACGACGCGATTCTGCTCGGCGCCATCGGCGACCCCTCGGTCCCGTCCGGTGTCCTGGAGCGCGGCTTCCTGCTGAAGCTCCGCTTCCTCTTCGACCACCACGTCAACCTGCGGCCCTCGAAGCTGCTCCCCGGTGTCGCGACGCCCCTCAAGGGCCAGCCCGAGATCGACTTCGTCGTCGTGCGCGAGGGCACCGAGGGTCCGTACACCGGCAACGGCGGCTCGATCCGCACCGGGACGCCGCACGAGGTGGCCACCGAGGTCTCCGTGAACACCGCGTTCGGTGTGGAGCGCGTGGTCCGCGACGCCTTCGCCCGCGCGC from the Streptomyces venezuelae genome contains:
- a CDS encoding proline dehydrogenase family protein translates to MLGPVILAASRSDKMRRFVSAAPGTKQVVARFIAGEGVDQVVPIVADAADKGLEVTLDVVGEDITTVEQSHAARDAYLELIERLKDLGLGTRAEMSVKLSMFGQALEGGHELALANVRPVVEAAAAIGTTVTLDAEDHTTLDSMFAIHEELRKDFPQTGCVIQSYLFRTEADARRLAAAGSRVRIVKGAYKEPAEVAYQDKAEIDKAYVRIMRILMEGDGYPMIGSHDPRLISIAQELGRRAGRKLDEYEFQMLYGIRSDEHLRLAAEGHRMRVYTAYGTDWYGYFMRRLAEKPANLLFFGRSILTKG
- a CDS encoding alkene reductase, with product MTNTALLSPYSAGPLGLLRNRMVMAPMTRARAAEDGTPLPVVADHYAQRAGAGLIVTEGIWPSSRGQSGWRYPGLQTAAHVEGWRRVTDAVHAKGGRIYAQLMHGGRNGHPLARIDGDLPLAPSAVTPPGHAHGPDGTKPDYVAPREMTRDDIRTAVRDFVDAARNAVAAGFDGVELHGANSYLIHQFLADNTNLRDDEYGRGSVADRIRFAVEVVRAVADAIGAARLGLRLSPGNPQFGMAEADPGPVYRALLDELDGLGLAYLHLTDNDRYPALADLRPRWHGVLIGNVGENGDPTTREAGEAVLATGLADLVSYGRGFISNPDLPERFAAGAPLQEIDEAHLYTHGAEGYTDYPALADLLVSAQTSTST
- a CDS encoding nitroreductase family protein yields the protein MSDTEQQREWTPIHGEPYSSVPYRPDRMPVAESLAHAAELRERMQERRTVRQFAPDPVPEQVVRDAIACAATAPSGAHQQPWTFVLVQDPEVRRRIREAAEHEEQISYDGRLGEEWLAALRPLGTDEVKPHLTDAPALIVVFQQRYWLGEDGTKHKHYYVDESVGIAVGMLLSALHLSGLAALIHTPSPMRFLREVLGRPENEKAFAVIPVGYPAADCRVPDLVRKSLDQVLVEV
- a CDS encoding MerR family transcriptional regulator; this encodes MRIGELAKRTAVSERSLRYYEEQGLLYADRTPGGHRDYPEAAVDRVVHIQELFAAGLCSAKIVQLLPCMRDKDGGPSASATPWLVDELTEERARIDRQVAELLRARDVLDEVITAASRNPLPVPSGS
- the pruA gene encoding L-glutamate gamma-semialdehyde dehydrogenase codes for the protein MDAVTQVPAPVNEPVHGYAPGSPERARLETKLKELAENPIELPMTIGGEKRLGGGEPFKVVQPHNHQAVIGTGRGATQQDAQDAIDAALAAAPAWRAMSFDDRAAIILRAAELLSTTWRETLAASTMLGQSKTAQQAEIDTPCELVDFWRFNVKYARDLLAEQPPANATGVWNRLDHRPLEGFVYAITPFNFTAIAGNLPTAPALMGNVVVWKPSPTQTHAAVLLMQLLEEAGLPKGVINLVTGDGIAVSEVALNHRDLAGIHFTGSTPTFQHLWKTVGENIAKYRTYPRLVGETGGKDFVVAHPSADRAILKTALTRGSFEFQGQKCSATSRAYIPASIWNDGFKEEFAAEVDGIKMGDVTDLSNFIGAVIDDRAFAKNKAAIDRAKADDTCTIVAGGTYDDSVGYFVRPTVVECTDPANEVFTTEYFGPFLAVYVYDDSKADAYDEMLTQMESVSDYALTGSVIANDRAAAAYTMEKLRYAAGNFYINDKSTGAVVGQQPFGGGRASGTNDKAGAPQNLQRWTLTRAIKETLVPPTEYGYPHMG
- the bla gene encoding class A beta-lactamase — translated: MTPSASRRAVLGTAAAAPVLLSVSGTASAAAPVASATPSDAARRLRALEESYPGRIGVHALHTGTGAVVAYRADERFAIASTFKVLAAAAILRRAREQEPGLLDVLIRYGRDDLITYSPRTEMHLETGMTVRELCDATITYSDNSAANLLMRRIGGPAGVTEFARSLGDSRTRLDRWETDLNTNIPGDRRDTTTPAAMTANLRKLVLGKALHPLDRGQLTRWLVENTTGDKRIRAGVPKEWRVGDKTGSPAYGGVNDVAVAWPPKQAPLVISVYTTRLDPDTPGEDRIAEDITRIAVEALT